A DNA window from Rhodopirellula islandica contains the following coding sequences:
- a CDS encoding type II secretion system F family protein, whose translation MSSIIIIVAAGVFVASIIAFGASVLMPSEETTATEDRLTQLAHGKRGAESESNSQSFLLNDLDDTTGILKIIMDRIPAVHKILEQADIDLTVTKFTMICGACFAFGLVLCIVTPIPILLGPIVGAMFVGGPVFYVMFKRKRRLKRFGEQIPEALELLGRSLRAGHSLNAGFGLVGEEMEAPLATEFRRCFEEQKFGIPLDESIEDMAERVPNMDLRFFATAVILQRQTGGDLSEILHKIGHLVRERLQILGTIQALTGEGRMSGAVLLALPPVLFLVMLKINAEYVLMLFSDELGRYALGMALVTQVLGALAIKKIITIKV comes from the coding sequence ATGTCATCCATCATCATCATCGTCGCCGCCGGGGTCTTTGTTGCCTCGATCATCGCGTTCGGTGCATCTGTCTTGATGCCTTCGGAAGAAACGACCGCGACGGAAGATCGCTTGACTCAATTGGCCCACGGGAAACGTGGAGCAGAATCTGAGAGCAACTCACAGTCGTTCTTGCTGAACGACCTGGACGACACCACCGGCATCTTGAAGATCATCATGGACCGCATTCCCGCGGTCCATAAGATCCTTGAACAAGCGGACATTGACCTGACCGTCACCAAGTTCACCATGATTTGTGGGGCTTGCTTTGCCTTTGGGCTCGTGCTGTGCATCGTCACTCCCATCCCGATCCTGCTTGGTCCCATTGTCGGTGCCATGTTCGTTGGCGGACCAGTGTTCTACGTGATGTTCAAACGCAAACGACGCTTGAAGCGATTCGGGGAACAAATTCCTGAAGCGCTGGAGCTGCTCGGCCGTTCCCTTCGTGCCGGCCACTCGCTCAACGCGGGATTTGGTCTGGTGGGTGAAGAAATGGAAGCTCCTTTGGCGACCGAATTCCGCCGCTGCTTCGAAGAACAAAAGTTTGGCATCCCACTGGATGAATCGATCGAAGACATGGCGGAGCGAGTCCCCAACATGGACCTTCGATTCTTCGCGACCGCTGTGATTCTGCAGCGACAAACCGGGGGTGACTTGAGCGAAATCCTCCACAAGATCGGACACTTGGTCCGCGAACGCCTGCAAATCCTGGGAACAATCCAGGCCCTCACCGGGGAAGGTCGGATGAGCGGTGCTGTGCTGCTCGCTCTACCACCGGTTTTGTTCCTGGTCATGCTGAAAATCAACGCCGAATACGTGTTGATGCTCTTTTCGGACGAACTCGGACGATACGCCCTGGGAATGGCCTTGGTCACTCAGGTGCTAGGAGCCTTGGCGATCAAGAAGATCATCACGATCAAAGTCTAG
- a CDS encoding alpha/beta hydrolase — translation MRSYPSPEPAAARSEQRRRPLSIVSPLHYTPSYEYPLVVWLHHSGHNELQVEQVLPHVSVRNYVGVGVRGNQATDVRGWGFDWAEGKSSIASARESVVEAIEHTQAEMSIHSKRVLIAGYGSGATMACRIALMEPERFAGVAMMGGQFPTSQSVMREYHRLRERRLPILWQQAINGVDDCPEQLKRGILAAESIRARVEIRQYRGDDVMNAVALRDMDQWCFDNIIQPRSESTAENSTVRPSEGLSPIDFSAN, via the coding sequence ATGCGCTCGTATCCCTCTCCCGAGCCTGCTGCGGCAAGGTCTGAACAGCGGCGTCGTCCCCTGTCGATCGTCTCGCCGCTGCACTACACGCCGTCCTACGAGTACCCGTTGGTGGTTTGGCTTCACCACAGCGGCCACAATGAATTGCAGGTCGAACAGGTTCTGCCGCACGTCAGCGTCCGGAACTATGTCGGTGTCGGAGTCCGAGGGAATCAGGCCACCGATGTCCGCGGTTGGGGGTTTGATTGGGCCGAAGGAAAGTCCTCCATCGCCTCCGCTCGCGAATCCGTGGTGGAGGCGATTGAGCACACCCAGGCGGAAATGTCGATTCATTCCAAGCGAGTTTTGATCGCGGGCTATGGCAGTGGCGCCACGATGGCCTGCCGAATCGCGTTGATGGAACCCGAGCGATTTGCCGGGGTGGCAATGATGGGAGGGCAATTTCCCACCAGTCAATCAGTGATGAGGGAGTACCATCGACTTCGGGAACGACGTCTGCCGATTTTGTGGCAGCAAGCCATCAATGGCGTCGATGATTGCCCCGAACAATTGAAGCGTGGCATCCTGGCTGCGGAATCCATCCGAGCGCGTGTTGAAATTCGCCAGTACCGAGGCGATGATGTCATGAACGCGGTGGCGTTGCGTGACATGGATCAGTGGTGTTTTGATAACATCATCCAACCACGTTCCGAGTCCACCGCGGAAAATTCGACGGTTCGTCCCAGCGAGGGATTGTCACCGATCGATTTCTCCGCCAATTGA
- a CDS encoding type II secretion system F family protein, with amino-acid sequence MFTHSIASELIGFVSPLTLTTIAIFASVTSFAWFVLSKVGGDDQAPAESRLERMKDAKRGIRDIAADDKQRTKNEALTEALEKAATPIASSVSGNEAEMGKLREKLVNAGFRRESAPVIFKLIQLVCTGIGLMLGGVTGAVLDGLTQGMIIKLLLGMIFGFMLPTLVLGYLAGKRREKIFLGLPDALDLMVVCVEAGLGLDQALRKVAEEMQKSHKAIGEEFSISNQQLQLGRPRSEVLSGLGYRSGVDDLKQLASILIQADKFGSSIAQALRVQSDSMRTKRRQIAEEKAAKTAVKMIFPLVLFIFPGIFVVLVGPAAINMYRQMLQ; translated from the coding sequence ATGTTCACACACTCAATCGCTTCCGAACTCATCGGCTTCGTCAGCCCGTTGACTCTGACCACCATCGCGATTTTTGCTTCGGTGACATCGTTCGCTTGGTTCGTTCTCAGCAAAGTGGGCGGGGACGACCAAGCACCTGCCGAATCACGCCTCGAGCGGATGAAGGATGCCAAACGCGGGATCCGCGACATCGCCGCCGATGACAAACAACGGACCAAGAACGAAGCCCTGACCGAAGCGTTGGAAAAAGCAGCGACGCCCATCGCCAGTTCCGTGTCGGGTAACGAAGCCGAGATGGGAAAACTGCGTGAGAAACTGGTCAACGCTGGCTTCCGTCGCGAAAGCGCGCCGGTCATTTTCAAACTGATTCAACTGGTCTGCACCGGCATTGGACTGATGCTGGGTGGTGTCACCGGAGCGGTTCTCGATGGACTGACTCAGGGAATGATCATCAAGCTGCTGCTCGGGATGATCTTTGGCTTCATGCTTCCCACCTTGGTTTTGGGTTACCTCGCCGGCAAACGCCGCGAAAAGATCTTCCTAGGACTGCCCGATGCGTTGGACCTGATGGTCGTCTGCGTGGAAGCCGGCCTGGGGCTTGACCAAGCCCTTCGGAAAGTGGCCGAGGAAATGCAAAAGAGCCACAAAGCGATCGGTGAAGAATTCTCGATCTCCAACCAACAATTGCAACTCGGTCGCCCACGTAGCGAAGTGCTATCAGGACTGGGCTATCGAAGCGGAGTGGACGACTTGAAGCAATTGGCATCGATTCTGATCCAAGCGGACAAATTCGGTTCGAGCATCGCCCAAGCACTTCGCGTGCAAAGCGATTCCATGCGAACCAAACGACGCCAAATCGCGGAAGAGAAAGCCGCCAAGACAGCCGTGAAGATGATCTTCCCATTGGTGCTGTTCATCTTCCCAGGCATCTTCGTGGTGCTGGTTGGCCCCGCCGCGATCAACATGTATCGCCAAATGCTTCAGTGA
- a CDS encoding CpaF family protein — MRQAAPPQRPEANRQEQFEQIKRRIHGKLVDKLDLSRVGDLQGDTLKREIRMVVEHLCDAEDTLLNRQERERIVDEVLDETFGLGPLELILKDPKVSDILINGPKNIYVEKNGQMQKTDVEFRDGKHLLQIIDRIVSKVGRRVDETCPMVDARLDDGSRVNAIIPPLALDGAAVSIRRFGSNPLRLEDLLNYRAFTPEMVMLLEGCIKARLNMIIAGGTGSGKTTLLNTLSSFIGHEDRIVTIEDAAELQLQQDHVVRLETRPPNIEGSGAVTATDLVKNALRMRPERIIIGECRGGETLDMLQAMNTGHDGSLTTIHANTPRDAIARLETLVMMSGFDLPVKAIRQQVSGAVDVLIQANRLQGGPRRVTAITEVVGMEQDTIILQDIYRFNQTGINAEGKAHGQFVCSGVRPSFMDKLESAGVRLPASAFRERVMMDA; from the coding sequence ACAAATTGGATCTTTCGCGTGTTGGTGACCTCCAAGGCGACACGCTCAAACGTGAAATCCGCATGGTGGTGGAACACCTTTGCGATGCCGAAGACACGCTGCTGAATCGACAAGAGCGTGAGCGAATTGTCGACGAAGTGCTGGACGAAACCTTTGGACTGGGTCCCTTGGAATTGATCCTGAAGGACCCCAAGGTCAGCGACATTCTGATCAACGGTCCCAAGAACATTTATGTCGAAAAGAACGGCCAAATGCAGAAGACCGACGTGGAATTCCGCGACGGCAAACACCTTCTGCAAATCATCGACCGAATCGTCAGTAAAGTTGGCCGCCGCGTCGACGAAACCTGCCCGATGGTCGACGCTCGACTGGACGACGGCTCGCGGGTCAACGCCATCATTCCTCCATTGGCACTCGACGGTGCCGCCGTTTCGATTCGTCGTTTCGGTAGCAACCCTCTGCGTCTGGAAGACCTGCTCAACTACCGGGCCTTCACACCTGAGATGGTGATGTTGCTCGAAGGCTGCATCAAAGCACGCCTGAACATGATCATCGCCGGTGGTACGGGTTCTGGTAAAACGACGCTCCTGAACACACTTTCATCGTTCATCGGTCATGAAGACCGAATCGTGACGATCGAAGATGCAGCGGAGCTTCAATTGCAACAAGACCATGTTGTGCGACTGGAAACTCGACCGCCTAACATTGAAGGCAGTGGAGCGGTCACCGCAACGGACTTGGTCAAGAATGCTTTGCGGATGCGTCCCGAACGAATCATCATCGGCGAATGCCGGGGTGGTGAAACGTTGGACATGCTGCAAGCCATGAACACGGGTCACGATGGATCGCTCACCACGATTCACGCCAACACCCCCCGTGACGCAATCGCTCGTCTGGAGACGCTGGTCATGATGTCCGGATTTGATTTGCCGGTCAAAGCCATTCGCCAACAGGTCAGCGGAGCAGTCGACGTTTTGATCCAGGCCAACCGTTTGCAAGGTGGACCTCGTCGAGTCACCGCGATCACCGAAGTGGTCGGAATGGAACAAGACACGATCATCCTGCAAGACATCTACCGATTCAATCAAACAGGCATCAACGCCGAAGGCAAAGCCCACGGGCAATTTGTCTGCAGCGGTGTTCGCCCAAGCTTCATGGACAAACTCGAATCCGCCGGCGTGCGCCTGCCCGCCAGTGCCTTCCGTGAACGAGTCATGATGGACGCCTGA
- a CDS encoding response regulator transcription factor, whose amino-acid sequence MNTPAQSVSATSTAKILVVDDDAEIIEAVSYALESNGYQVVVARDGNQALALAECENPQLMILDMMMPKRSGFLVLEKMRRENELPVPVIMITGNEGSRHQAYAELLGVSEYIRKPFAIEKLLEAVERLLK is encoded by the coding sequence ATGAACACCCCTGCCCAGTCAGTCAGTGCCACCTCCACCGCGAAAATCCTTGTTGTGGATGACGATGCGGAAATCATCGAGGCGGTTTCGTACGCTTTGGAATCCAATGGCTACCAAGTGGTGGTTGCCCGCGATGGCAACCAGGCCCTTGCGTTGGCGGAATGCGAAAATCCACAGCTGATGATCTTGGACATGATGATGCCCAAGCGAAGTGGATTCTTGGTTCTGGAGAAGATGCGGCGCGAAAACGAGTTGCCGGTTCCTGTGATCATGATCACGGGCAACGAAGGCAGTCGGCATCAAGCGTACGCGGAATTGCTGGGCGTCAGCGAGTACATTCGCAAACCATTCGCGATCGAAAAATTGCTGGAAGCGGTGGAACGATTGCTGAAATAG
- a CDS encoding metallopeptidase, with the protein MRPSCIRLSRAATPLMSICIALAVATTQPQPNSVFASNSDSAIQVDNHESNSEVRYSVVLLRGTLPAEHDIPLTIVNEQAPTGASPVKVLTDGKRFKALVELSEGKNVIHLEHASTPTTELILTYKPSTNPHYVRLIWMTDQSGETDFATPDDSVTQDYENRLRTAALLMQTFTAERMKDLGYGPRTFALEHDENGQVIVHTWKGDEDKQDYYAQADNNRWWPRVRRWINEEHPDPMAKNVVLAAYTRKDPRTGKMLGHTALGGANLGLFGSASVFCWPRDIQSAMDVFQDDTAVDATHVHDDSAFRGTIWALASTTIGATLHETGHAMGLPHCTDNMGIMTRGFDHFHRVFTFTDPPSKHNQQSRQFSPPQEAYFSPVSASFLRWSPWFQLDATSHETSRPDVEVDEAAKLVRIHSDSGIPWIGFHSKDRIETFREYGSHDAEAADHPKSIELTFDEIQKMKPDTAIHRIVVVDSNGASQNVSLPQPSN; encoded by the coding sequence ATGAGACCTTCCTGCATCCGCCTGTCTCGCGCCGCCACGCCACTGATGTCGATCTGCATCGCCTTGGCCGTCGCCACCACCCAACCCCAGCCCAACTCTGTCTTTGCCAGCAATTCCGACTCGGCGATCCAGGTCGACAACCACGAATCCAATTCGGAAGTCCGCTACAGCGTGGTTCTGCTGCGAGGCACGTTGCCAGCTGAGCACGACATCCCCCTGACGATCGTCAATGAGCAAGCACCAACCGGGGCCAGCCCCGTTAAAGTCCTGACCGACGGAAAACGCTTCAAAGCGTTGGTCGAACTCTCAGAGGGAAAAAACGTCATCCACTTGGAACACGCTTCCACTCCCACGACGGAATTGATCCTCACGTACAAGCCTTCCACCAACCCGCACTACGTTCGGTTGATCTGGATGACGGATCAATCGGGGGAAACAGATTTCGCGACGCCGGATGATTCGGTCACCCAGGACTACGAGAATCGACTTCGCACCGCGGCTTTGCTGATGCAAACGTTCACCGCTGAACGGATGAAGGACCTGGGTTACGGCCCCCGAACCTTTGCGTTGGAACACGACGAAAACGGCCAAGTGATCGTGCACACCTGGAAAGGCGACGAAGACAAACAGGACTACTACGCTCAAGCCGACAACAACCGGTGGTGGCCACGCGTTCGCCGTTGGATCAACGAAGAACACCCTGACCCGATGGCCAAGAACGTTGTCTTGGCGGCCTACACTCGCAAAGACCCACGAACCGGAAAGATGCTGGGACACACCGCTCTGGGCGGAGCCAACCTGGGATTGTTCGGCAGTGCATCGGTGTTCTGTTGGCCGCGTGACATTCAATCGGCGATGGATGTTTTCCAAGACGACACCGCGGTGGACGCCACCCATGTTCACGACGACAGTGCCTTTCGTGGAACGATCTGGGCCCTGGCGTCCACCACCATCGGCGCCACCTTGCACGAAACCGGCCACGCCATGGGATTGCCTCACTGCACCGACAACATGGGGATCATGACGCGAGGATTTGATCACTTTCATCGCGTGTTCACCTTCACGGATCCGCCGAGCAAGCACAACCAACAGTCCCGCCAGTTTTCTCCCCCGCAAGAAGCCTACTTTTCACCCGTCAGTGCTTCGTTTCTTCGCTGGAGCCCTTGGTTTCAACTGGATGCGACCAGTCATGAAACGTCACGCCCCGATGTCGAAGTCGATGAAGCGGCGAAACTCGTTCGCATCCACAGCGACTCCGGCATCCCTTGGATCGGATTCCATTCCAAAGATCGAATCGAAACCTTTCGCGAATACGGATCCCATGACGCGGAAGCCGCCGACCATCCCAAATCGATTGAACTCACCTTCGATGAAATCCAAAAGATGAAACCGGACACGGCAATTCATCGAATCGTGGTCGTGGACAGCAACGGAGCGTCTCAAAACGTCTCGCTGCCCCAACCTTCGAACTGA
- a CDS encoding galactitol-1-phosphate 5-dehydrogenase — MKALLLTEYKNMQVTDVDEPEVGPDDVLVQVEACGICGSDIHGYDGSTGRRIPPLVMGHEAAGVVVQVGENVTDLELGARVTFDSMVSCGNCDFCREGHGNLCDNRMVLGVSCGDYRRHGAFAERISVPRRIVYRLPDTLPFEHAALVEAVSVAVHAAELTPIRLGDTAVVVGAGMIGLLAVQAVRAAGATQVIAVDLNDKRLETAGALGADVLLRADQVDVPEKVRELTGGRGADVALEVVGATPTIKTAIESVRKGGSVTLVGNVAPTIELPLQSVVTREIRLQGTCGCNGEYPQCIDLMNRGVINVEPLITAKISLADGPKWFDRLHAGDAEQMKVLVCPRSE; from the coding sequence ATGAAGGCATTGTTGCTGACCGAGTACAAAAACATGCAAGTGACGGACGTGGACGAGCCCGAGGTGGGGCCGGACGATGTTTTGGTCCAGGTCGAAGCGTGTGGGATTTGCGGCAGTGACATTCATGGCTACGACGGCAGCACTGGGCGTCGCATCCCGCCCTTGGTGATGGGGCATGAGGCGGCTGGTGTGGTGGTTCAGGTCGGCGAGAACGTCACCGATTTGGAACTGGGGGCACGCGTCACGTTTGATTCGATGGTGTCGTGCGGAAATTGTGATTTCTGCCGAGAAGGGCACGGAAACCTGTGCGACAACCGAATGGTTCTCGGGGTCTCGTGTGGCGACTATCGACGTCACGGTGCGTTTGCCGAGCGGATTTCAGTGCCACGCCGGATTGTCTATCGATTGCCTGACACCCTGCCGTTTGAACACGCCGCCTTGGTCGAGGCGGTCAGCGTCGCGGTGCACGCGGCAGAACTCACCCCGATTCGGTTGGGGGACACCGCCGTGGTGGTCGGGGCCGGAATGATCGGTCTGTTGGCGGTTCAGGCTGTGCGAGCAGCCGGTGCGACACAAGTCATCGCCGTGGATTTGAATGACAAACGCTTGGAAACAGCCGGGGCGTTGGGCGCCGACGTGTTGCTACGAGCCGACCAAGTCGACGTGCCAGAAAAAGTTCGCGAATTGACGGGTGGACGGGGGGCGGATGTGGCATTGGAAGTCGTCGGAGCCACGCCCACGATCAAAACAGCCATCGAATCAGTCCGCAAAGGAGGCTCGGTGACCTTGGTGGGCAACGTGGCGCCGACAATCGAATTGCCTTTGCAGTCGGTGGTGACACGAGAAATTCGTCTGCAGGGCACCTGTGGCTGCAACGGCGAGTACCCGCAGTGCATCGATTTGATGAATCGCGGCGTGATCAACGTCGAGCCACTGATCACCGCCAAAATTTCTTTGGCGGATGGTCCGAAGTGGTTTGACCGCTTGCACGCCGGTGACGCGGAGCAAATGAAGGTGTTGGTTTGTCCTCGTTCGGAGTGA